One genomic region from Sphingobacterium sp. UGAL515B_05 encodes:
- a CDS encoding thiol-activated cytolysin family protein: MKSRTNYFLQRIIKGVPLLLMLFLAASCSKLDSDLNGANGKQALDQLRIPKIQGFTVDSKSNPDNNSSAKRSSGGKRADVTIPPDEDNPFKPKAGSGGYKDGPGIIVNGSNTSTPDPNKLYFYQKYKSQMFTISDQSMGLNIYPGAILRGQSIEGIFSPQMLTGISNNIRPITISTSMPVSGSAVARTSLPRPTSQAALYNAALTDLENTNPGEVGAASLIVEMDTFRVYEELKTIYGFNKGLDAFLINTNTTQQGENHLIASTSAIKIKFFQHNFTIDMDVPQNNTQLFDPTGLDMQAITGGVTPVYVKSVTYGRMGIMVIESSYSSTKLYNAVYKQLGILKNLIGIGTSLTNEEKNIINSATIKVKYTGIGTDTSPAVAVAGLNGFIQVLSANTTYSKASPGVPIAFQLAYLNSGNGLVEAPFQINYGPFDKPYVRIEYKNSNWEANSSSNPKFTYSDIYMSFYKDPTANRKYSDAPIFIDYKYERDYGTKSTYNWVGNWSTSKVTDNVIWKYPGSDQLIENYKVFYFVHYGSDATTSRDYCHFDMVPSENYHVLPKKVDHYMANRSDEMYP, encoded by the coding sequence ATGAAAAGTAGAACGAATTATTTTTTGCAAAGGATCATTAAGGGTGTCCCTTTGTTATTGATGCTATTCTTAGCGGCTAGTTGTTCGAAATTGGATTCCGACTTAAACGGTGCAAATGGTAAACAAGCTTTGGATCAACTAAGAATACCGAAGATCCAAGGTTTTACTGTTGATTCAAAATCTAATCCAGACAATAATTCGTCTGCCAAAAGATCATCAGGAGGGAAAAGAGCTGACGTGACTATACCACCAGATGAAGATAATCCGTTTAAACCTAAAGCAGGTTCAGGAGGTTATAAAGACGGACCAGGGATCATTGTTAATGGTAGTAATACTTCAACCCCTGATCCAAATAAACTATATTTCTATCAGAAATATAAATCCCAGATGTTCACTATTTCAGATCAATCTATGGGACTTAATATTTATCCGGGCGCCATCCTAAGAGGTCAGAGCATTGAAGGTATTTTTTCGCCACAGATGCTAACAGGGATTTCCAATAATATCCGCCCGATTACCATATCTACTTCCATGCCTGTTTCTGGTTCCGCAGTTGCCCGAACCAGTCTTCCCCGTCCAACTTCTCAAGCGGCATTGTACAATGCTGCACTGACGGATCTAGAGAATACAAATCCCGGTGAAGTTGGTGCTGCTTCTTTGATAGTGGAGATGGATACTTTTCGTGTATATGAGGAATTAAAAACGATTTATGGATTCAATAAAGGCTTAGATGCATTTTTGATTAACACCAATACAACACAGCAAGGAGAGAACCATCTTATTGCCTCCACATCGGCAATTAAGATTAAATTTTTCCAGCACAATTTTACAATTGATATGGACGTTCCCCAAAATAATACTCAATTATTTGATCCTACAGGTCTAGATATGCAGGCCATTACTGGAGGAGTAACCCCGGTCTATGTGAAAAGTGTGACCTATGGTCGCATGGGTATTATGGTAATCGAATCTTCCTATAGTTCGACTAAATTGTATAACGCTGTATATAAACAACTCGGAATATTGAAAAATCTGATTGGCATCGGAACCTCGTTAACTAATGAAGAGAAAAATATTATAAATTCAGCAACGATAAAAGTTAAATATACGGGGATCGGCACGGATACTTCTCCTGCTGTAGCTGTTGCGGGATTAAATGGTTTTATTCAAGTATTAAGTGCTAATACAACGTATTCCAAGGCAAGTCCTGGAGTTCCTATTGCCTTTCAACTTGCTTACTTGAACAGTGGAAACGGATTGGTCGAAGCACCGTTCCAAATTAACTATGGCCCTTTTGACAAGCCTTATGTTCGTATTGAATATAAAAATAGCAATTGGGAGGCTAATTCATCTTCAAATCCAAAATTTACTTATTCGGATATCTACATGAGTTTTTATAAAGATCCAACGGCGAATCGAAAGTATAGTGATGCTCCGATTTTTATTGACTATAAATATGAGCGGGATTATGGTACTAAAAGCACCTATAATTGGGTAGGAAATTGGAGCACTAGTAAGGTAACAGACAATGTAATATGGAAGTATCCTGGATCCGACCAGTTGATAGAGAATTATAAAGTATTCTATTTTGTCCATTATGGATCAGATGCGACAACTTCCAGAGACTATTGTCATTTTGATATGGTTCCAAGTGAAAATTATCATGTGTTACCTAAAAAAGTGGATCATTATATGGCTAATAGATCTGACGAGATGTATCCTTAA